A window from Leptothermofonsia sichuanensis E412 encodes these proteins:
- a CDS encoding V4R domain-containing protein, producing MVIANPYQNSAKLRNPKKHNHYGFRDFFQFDTERGIITDWNDGQNVLATEDFIIGLVEGLEEEVGDASAVTMYTIGCEWGQKDAFFFEKWFQKEFDRNIRQTNLLFLLETWWWPFTSQGWGRWEVDMGDRKQGFMFINIFDSAIARTLGDVGKPVCFLYAGLFAGFFTEMVKKQLSCIEIQCYSMGETYCKFLLGGQDRIDAASFWLNEGATARDIEKRLRAGELLR from the coding sequence CCCCAAAAAGCATAACCACTACGGGTTTCGTGACTTCTTCCAGTTCGATACAGAAAGGGGCATCATCACCGACTGGAATGATGGTCAAAATGTGCTGGCAACAGAAGACTTTATCATTGGTCTGGTAGAAGGTTTAGAAGAAGAAGTGGGCGATGCCTCCGCTGTCACGATGTACACTATTGGCTGCGAGTGGGGGCAGAAGGATGCCTTTTTCTTTGAGAAATGGTTTCAAAAAGAATTTGACCGCAACATTCGCCAGACGAACCTGCTGTTTCTGTTAGAAACCTGGTGGTGGCCCTTCACCTCTCAGGGGTGGGGACGCTGGGAAGTAGACATGGGCGATCGCAAACAGGGCTTCATGTTTATCAATATCTTTGACTCGGCGATTGCCCGCACCCTGGGAGATGTCGGCAAGCCAGTTTGCTTCCTCTATGCCGGTTTGTTTGCCGGGTTTTTCACCGAAATGGTGAAAAAGCAACTGAGCTGCATTGAAATTCAGTGTTACTCAATGGGAGAAACCTACTGCAAGTTTCTCCTGGGCGGTCAAGACCGAATTGATGCAGCTTCCTTCTGGCTCAATGAAGGGGCAACCGCCAGAGACATTGAAAAGCGCCTGCGGGCAGGAGAACTGCTGCGATGA
- a CDS encoding globin family protein has translation MHPQIEAIFDQAESRYLNPEELNLINQYVDSLPERLETYRTVRDRELELMQQVADQLQAAMPQEKIENLERSIKNALLLLRYCSMGMLLNDESFVQERLLNWLRGTMSVYNTQAVDTTLYRLLNQRLSQTLNPNQMSLLTPFLSMAQNTLLQSTPSPAIA, from the coding sequence ATGCATCCACAAATTGAAGCTATTTTTGACCAGGCAGAAAGCCGCTACCTCAACCCCGAAGAGTTGAACCTGATTAATCAATACGTGGACTCCCTGCCAGAGCGATTAGAGACGTACCGCACAGTTCGCGATCGTGAGTTGGAACTGATGCAGCAGGTAGCCGATCAGTTGCAGGCGGCAATGCCTCAGGAAAAGATTGAAAACCTGGAGCGTAGCATTAAAAATGCCCTTTTGCTTCTTCGCTATTGCTCAATGGGAATGTTGCTGAATGACGAATCCTTTGTTCAGGAGAGGCTGCTGAACTGGTTGCGTGGCACCATGAGTGTCTATAACACTCAGGCAGTTGATACCACCCTTTATCGCCTCTTAAACCAACGCCTATCCCAAACCCTCAATCCAAACCAAATGAGCCTGCTGACCCCCTTCCTGTCAATGGCACAGAATACCTTGTTGCAAAGTACCCCATCTCCCGCGATCGCCTGA
- a CDS encoding serine/threonine-protein kinase, with product MSHLLVKELKSSRYRLLGLVGQGQFGRVYCASHRRTGHLVALKELRKERFPTHKFLRELRFLLSLQHPNIVNCHALEHTLNGRYLVMDYCEGGTLRNLMGEGIRLHPAYSLKLIEDILAGLAHAHSRGIIHCDIKPENILLTVQPDGWTARISDFGIARLSQEISRDGTGNTGSPAYMAPERFYGQYSHSSDIYAVGVLLFELLTGDRPFSGQPAELMSAHLNQPVKIPETIPPGLQKIILTALQKLPARRFHSALEMLTAVEAAATNLQSEFSAEWAQVRLLQATTRLPICAFKPLRQEILHSRVKQVVGELGSIQSGRAVEFSSPRSGEAINAPLNPEVAASDRVYRVFGSYVGHQHYPAGIFQTEPDQDGEIPLTTIPLPDTVQQVVVRSQGCFAVTQRAVYWLPTRLWSGVAQHGQTYLPPGARREHAPDEHLLPQLIAEFRQDFAVAIAPNSQWMATVPLEPDRGAIELSFWHLGQPHLIKTLTLPSSSHFFQLMALDSRHVALFSHTVDSQANACITGALVEILTRRGNAVGSLKLPVPLHSLVASPTPYRLLGMEPGHPNTVLLIDLKPLQISRVGLEISPILAAANDWGYILMAADGQIAILDNYGQTVGRIEGPPDPVAIAPLNPYGLLVSTWQNGQGNLYILDLRQLDLEFMF from the coding sequence GTGTCACACCTCCTTGTAAAAGAGCTAAAAAGCTCCAGGTATCGGCTTCTTGGGCTGGTTGGACAAGGACAATTTGGGCGGGTTTACTGTGCCAGTCACCGTAGAACAGGTCATCTTGTTGCCCTTAAAGAGCTACGCAAAGAGCGGTTTCCGACTCATAAGTTCCTGCGCGAACTCCGCTTCCTACTGAGCTTACAGCACCCCAATATCGTCAACTGCCATGCCCTGGAGCATACACTGAACGGGCGTTATCTCGTCATGGACTACTGTGAAGGGGGAACACTCCGCAACCTGATGGGGGAGGGCATTCGGCTGCATCCTGCTTACAGTTTGAAGCTGATTGAGGATATATTGGCGGGGTTAGCCCATGCCCACAGCCGGGGAATTATTCATTGCGACATAAAGCCAGAAAATATTTTACTCACGGTACAACCAGACGGGTGGACAGCTCGTATTTCTGATTTCGGGATTGCCCGGTTGAGTCAGGAAATCTCCAGGGATGGGACGGGTAATACCGGCTCCCCGGCCTATATGGCTCCTGAACGGTTTTATGGGCAGTATTCCCACTCCTCAGACATCTATGCCGTCGGTGTTTTGCTGTTTGAATTGCTGACGGGCGATCGCCCCTTTTCAGGGCAACCGGCTGAACTGATGTCAGCGCACTTGAACCAACCCGTCAAAATTCCTGAAACGATTCCGCCTGGACTGCAAAAAATTATTTTAACTGCTCTACAAAAATTGCCCGCCCGTCGATTTCACTCTGCTTTAGAGATGTTGACGGCGGTGGAAGCCGCTGCCACAAATTTGCAATCTGAATTCAGTGCGGAATGGGCACAGGTTCGCCTCTTACAGGCAACGACTCGGTTACCCATCTGTGCATTTAAACCCCTGCGCCAGGAAATTTTGCATTCCAGAGTGAAGCAGGTAGTCGGAGAACTGGGATCTATCCAATCAGGTCGAGCGGTTGAGTTCAGTAGCCCCAGATCGGGTGAAGCGATCAATGCGCCATTAAACCCAGAGGTGGCGGCGAGCGATCGCGTCTATCGAGTTTTTGGCAGTTATGTTGGGCATCAGCACTATCCAGCCGGCATCTTTCAAACTGAACCTGACCAGGACGGGGAAATTCCTCTGACCACGATTCCCTTACCGGATACAGTCCAGCAGGTGGTGGTCCGCTCTCAGGGGTGTTTTGCTGTCACCCAGCGGGCAGTCTACTGGCTCCCAACCAGGCTATGGTCAGGGGTTGCTCAGCACGGGCAGACGTATCTGCCGCCGGGAGCCAGGAGAGAACACGCCCCAGATGAGCATTTGCTTCCTCAGTTAATTGCGGAGTTTCGTCAAGATTTTGCTGTGGCGATCGCCCCCAACAGTCAGTGGATGGCAACGGTTCCTCTAGAACCTGACAGAGGTGCCATTGAGTTGAGTTTCTGGCATCTGGGTCAACCGCACCTGATTAAAACGCTGACCCTTCCTTCCTCAAGCCATTTCTTTCAACTGATGGCATTGGATTCACGCCATGTTGCGCTGTTTTCTCACACCGTTGACTCCCAAGCTAATGCCTGTATTACAGGTGCTCTGGTTGAAATCTTGACCCGACGGGGCAATGCAGTGGGTTCCTTGAAACTGCCGGTTCCTCTGCACAGTCTGGTAGCCAGCCCAACCCCTTATCGGTTGCTGGGAATGGAACCAGGACACCCGAATACAGTTTTACTGATTGACCTGAAGCCACTTCAGATTTCCCGCGTCGGACTGGAAATTTCTCCCATTCTGGCAGCAGCGAATGACTGGGGGTACATTTTGATGGCGGCTGATGGGCAGATTGCCATCCTGGACAACTATGGCCAGACCGTAGGCCGGATCGAGGGTCCCCCCGACCC
- a CDS encoding V4R domain-containing protein has protein sequence MISVADLLVDNRIPGNYYATDAYVRSDLEMGLLENRRGDRLLALPETLIQAIYAGLEKETGQASRLVLRNCGRWWGKNFYIRFREELTEYYGTALADMPMAEFLQCLQACWITYGWGKIELDQSHHQRGFLVIKTWNSPFARLAPKSELPVCHLEAGVLSSFFSQLTGKDLSCVQTSCESQGADCNRFVLGLAKRLAPAESMVENRQDHDTIMQTLYA, from the coding sequence ATGATTTCCGTCGCTGATCTACTTGTTGACAATCGAATTCCAGGCAACTACTACGCTACGGATGCCTATGTGCGAAGTGACCTGGAAATGGGCTTGCTGGAAAACCGTCGCGGCGATCGCCTGCTGGCACTTCCAGAAACGCTGATCCAGGCAATTTATGCCGGGCTGGAAAAAGAAACGGGTCAGGCTTCCCGTCTGGTTTTGCGCAACTGTGGTCGCTGGTGGGGCAAGAACTTTTACATTCGCTTCCGGGAAGAACTGACCGAGTATTACGGTACGGCTCTGGCTGACATGCCCATGGCAGAGTTTTTACAGTGTCTCCAGGCTTGCTGGATTACCTATGGCTGGGGCAAAATTGAACTGGATCAGTCCCACCACCAGCGAGGCTTTCTGGTGATTAAAACCTGGAACTCTCCCTTTGCCCGTTTGGCTCCTAAAAGTGAATTGCCAGTATGCCATCTGGAAGCGGGCGTCTTAAGTTCCTTCTTCAGTCAGTTAACGGGTAAAGATCTGTCCTGTGTCCAAACCAGTTGTGAATCCCAGGGGGCTGACTGCAATCGCTTTGTGCTTGGTTTGGCGAAGCGTCTGGCACCTGCCGAGAGCATGGTAGAAAACCGCCAGGATCATGACACCATCATGCAAACACTTTATGCTTAA